One genomic segment of Linepithema humile isolate Giens D197 chromosome 5, Lhum_UNIL_v1.0, whole genome shotgun sequence includes these proteins:
- the axo gene encoding axotactin isoform X1 yields MIHRDKRILGIFVLLNVIAKIPANRTDSPKTDMIEETEVFTTTKRILPDRCLVKTEPGPCKQFVHKWTFNKAEGKCRTFPYGGCAGNENRFNSEAECLHYCIGGADHTLPPYLVTKGSVFVTSSTTTTSTPPPTTSSTSRPTFKPPEPTKPPVPKHQRGKELTFMETGYEKTFMFAQSNTFIQLDGPGIKTFQLRLCREISFKFRTKLPHGLLVYHSVKDRPESLDPYALYVIVEKGQLKVVHVFGKQSTSLTVGEGLNRDEWHSVLVRIDVHGAKLIARVDDKQGETTLKVLERVINYGVSEELASVVLIGGLSSEERLHGVKYIIESFVGCIRDMVLSSGKSASDLLPIRPLIATKHENVKEGCIDKCRTRENLCFVPNQCVNHYNSLTCDCFGTKYEGERCDVYTATILTLRGSSYVSFRVYDWKDRVHSSVNRISLAFKTKWDDSVLFYASGEIDGTPHYVAACIINGSVYVELDFGHNSKISTMLGDYVTSDHWNNLTIFHNGSLVFVSLDDDVKVLEIPGENYNMIIDPEIYIGGGPELQKKKGLLSHNNFAGSLKYVFFNDKSIIYELKRSNPMVHYIGVLEPEYYEADVEVIPITYPFAGSHIWWPIERTDSLNLKFDFKSSKPIAVVASGNVKSNRGIGYWELRQVNDEIRFQLIPVVTENITVSASVKFPPYNTSWHAIELNYTKDELNLVLDYKNKQSKHFGTMTFELGDKVIIGSGKSNAGLVGCMREIQVNNQRIEPRYVINTERVIGEVALDNCQFVDPCKRPNTCEHGGKCSVKEDRITCDCADTGYMGQNCHFAQYRKTCEELALLGYTQDDVYKIDIDGNGRFPPALVKCEFQSIEDSTKTIVEHNLPSQVDVRSIIESDFTFSIKYRQFSAEMLQELISHSLYCSQYVKYDCYKAPLELHSATWFQSSKGTTVDYIGEVNRGSCPCGMNRTCVHSNLSCNCDVSAGNAGKWLSDEGYYETPDSLGIIGMVFLQQRDLEEDARGRITLGPLECVETNTQKYVVTFTTSQSYIEVPGWRKGDIAFSFRTTGEKAILLYQPPIRSNYPSFMVALTSEYRLTFHFTLNTGKVRELEVKSRRKLNNGEWQKIWIDYNDYHVRFMINTDFQMIDLLPEEEFGPFEGSMFIGGATAEHLKASSVRQGLIGCFRGLVVNGEILDIHSYMSVHLSEIIKDCKPSCQPNKCENGARCVELWSNFECVCENKWAHLGTYCETNINNKALTFTSPEAFLKKNYFGSDDNEERLQLKSMLQENILINLRTYDTHSLILYANDHLNNFVHLYISNGTNIVYLFNAGNEIKNITVVNPNVNTGISMQIAIIRGENWTTLHVNEYNVTLNATPILLETYSNKPWTNPEKEVLAPQRPPAPPTDYFQVNLGGFDPDNLLRVGKEGALIHGYVGCLRGLMIGKYLVDLPNLASEANREGSKVLGVLPNCQMKCDAMPCKNLGICTEDFGRQESSCNCELTSYFGEHCADEKGADFSGESILQREFELEGEVNQVKVQLAFSANELRQRTTALLLIQTDNKRSYYLLVALTSEGHLIFEEDRDGAAAYGVRLIDRNFLNGARHSVYYVRDNNTATLLIDRELVQLLPIPLGAPIPADEDESLGATEIQLGGLNTTDPRFSAYKGYTGCLSNVVISINEGAGMKPLEEYMLFTKQGSETVRATIPAGVRSAQCAVFHAQSGGPEPPRNDSVGRDKAWVEDPPERNVYTSQYSGATQEEQGAGTYIFIALCCVFVAAVIGCIYEVWRSARKDRQRRRSAASAASTTAAVASGSQRWQSQQYTESLVTGSNVKTVGFKNVDDDKRPNGTHVKVPSAKEYKPLPNTDPKDLINDKKVHIKADEEPEKKELLGVNTGIVTKAAKPNPFSMEDLQEEPELEEREEKEVEEEEEEKEKEENTKEPEVDENKEEEEKNESNEQDDELLLRPVRNKTARRVSLTDELDPDDTRGLLETNFSVTGLNEIKTERIIPRVNNTTKANDKNNTMPKRPMSLDLNAPIKFRKLRGATRPEKVTAKLIDDNDVNHQSRGRGYVSLASTLRTQ; encoded by the exons ATGATCCATCGCGACAAGAGGATCCTTGGGATCTTTGTCTTGCTCAATGTAATCGCAAAAATTCCAGCGAATCGCACGGATTCGCCAAAAACAGACATGATTGAAGAAACGGAAGTTTTTACTACGACGAAAAGGATTCTACCGGACAGGTGTCTTGTCAAAACGGAACCGGGACCCTGCAAGCAGTTCGTACACAAGTGGACCTTCAACAAAGCGGAAGGAAAATGTCGAACCTTTCCGTACGGCGGTTGTGCAGGAAATGAAAATCGATTTAACTCAGAAGCCGAATGCCTTCATTACTGTATCGGCGGTGCTGATC atacgCTACCGCCTTATCTTGTGACGAAAGGCAGCGTATTTGTCACATCGAGCACCACGACAACCAGCACTCCACCTCCCACGACTTCCAGCACTTCACGACCGACCTTCAAACCACCGGAACCGACAAAGCCGCCGGTACCGAAGCATCAACGAGGAAAA GAATTAACTTTCATGGAAACTGGCTACGAGAAGACGTTTATGTTCGCACAAAGCAATACTTTCATCCAGCTCGATGGCCCTGGCATCAAAACCTTTCAGCTGAG ATTATGCCGCGAGATATCTTTCAAATTTCGCACAAAACTCCCACACGGCTTGCTAGTTTATCACAGCGTGAAAGATCGTCCGGAAAGCCTCGATCCTTACGCTCTTTACGTGATAGTGGAAAAGGGTCAGCTAAAGGTAGTTCATGTATTTGGCAAGCAATCAACTAGTTTGACAGTCGGCGAAGGGCTTAACAGGGACGAATGGCATAGCGTTCTCGTGAGGATCGATGTGCATGGAGCAAAATTGATTGCTAGAGTCGACGATAAACAGGGTGAGACCACTCTAAAAGTCCTGGAACGCGTCATAAATTATGGAGTATCCGAGGAATTAGCCTCAGTCGTTCTTATCGGAG GATTGAGTTCCGAAGAACGATTGCACGGCGTGAAATATATAATCGAGTCCTTCGTCGGTTGCATCAGAGATATGGTTCTGAGTTCCGGAAAATCTGCCAGCGATTTGCTACCTATTCGACCGCTAATCGCGACCAAACACGAGAATGTTAAGGAAGGCTGTATCGATAA atGCAGAACACGAGAAAATTTGTGCTTCGTCCCTAATCAATGTGTGAATCACTATAATAGTCTGACGTGTGACTGCTTCGGAACGAAGTACGAGGGTGAACGTTGCGACGTGTACA cCGCGACGATACTAACGCTGAGAGGTTCCTCATACGTGTCCTTTCGCGTGTATGATTGGAAGGATCGTGTTCACTCATCTGTCAACAGGATCAGTCTTGCTTTCAAG ACAAAATGGGATGATTCCGTCCTGTTTTATGCTTCCGGCGAAATTGACGGGACACCACATTACGTCGCAGCTTGCATTATAAACGGATCGGTTTACGTTGAGCTCGATTTTGGGCATAATTCAAAGATCTCTACTATGCTGGGCGATTACGTCACGTCTGATCATTGGAATAACTTGACTATATTTCACAACGGATCCCTAGTCTTCGTCAGTTTAGACGATGATGTGAAGGTGCTAGAAATACCTGGAGAAAATTACAATATGATTATCGATCCGGAGATATACATCGGCGGTGGCCCAGAGCTCCAAAAGAAAAAGGGCCTTCTCTCGCACAATAATTTTGCAG gttccttaaaatatgtattcttTAACGACAAGTCAATTATATACGAACTAAAACGCTCCAATCCCATGGTGCACTATATTGGCGTGCTGGAGCCCGAATACTACGAAGCCGACGTCGAAGTCATTCCGATCACTTATCCCTTCGCAGGAAGTCACATCTGGTGGCCCATCGAGCGCACCGATTCGCTGAATTTAAAATTCGATTTCAAGAGTTCAAAGCCGATTGCAGTAGTCGCTTCGGGAAACGTGAAGAGCAATCGTGGTATTGGCTACTGGGAG CTACGTCAAGTCAATGATGAAATTCGTTTCCAATTGATACCAGTCGTAACGGAAAACATTACGGTGTCAGCTTCCGTAAAATTTCCACCTTACAATACCTCCTGGCACGCAATCGAGCTTAATTATACAAAGGACGAGCTCAACCTCGTGCTCGACTATAAAAATAAGCAGAGCAAGCACTTCGGCACTATGACGTTCGAGCTGGGTGATAAAGTCATTATAGGAAGTGGTAAAAGCAACGCAG GTTTAGTAGGATGTATGCGTGAGATACAAGTGAACAATCAAAGAATCGAACCTAGATATGTGATTAACACCGAGAGAGTAATCGGAGAAGTCGCTTTAGACAATTGTCAATTTGTGGATCCATGCAAGAGGCCGAACACCTGCGAACACGGTGGTAAATGCTCGGTGAAAGAAGACAGAATCACGTGCGATTGCGCAGACACGGGATATATGGGACAAAATTGCCACTTTG cACAATACCGAAAGACCTGCGAGGAATTGGCTCTTCTGGGATATACGCAAGATGATGTTTACAAAATCGACATCGATGGAAATGGCCGATTTCCGCCCGCCTTAGTAAAGTGCGAATTTCAATCGATCGAAGATTCGACCAAAACGATCGTCGAACACAATTTACCCTCCCAAGTGGATGTCAGATCCATCATCGAGAGCGACTTTACTTTCAGCATCAAGTATAGGCAGTTCAGCGCTGAGATGCTTCAGGAGTTGATCTCGCATTCGCTTTATTGTAGTCAATACGTAAAATACGACTGTTACAAGGCACCTTTGGAGTTGCACAGTGCCACGTGGTTCCAGTCCTCTAAAGGCACCACTGTCGATTACATCGGAGAAGTCAATCGCGGATCCTGCCCTTGCGGAA TGAACAGAACATGCGTGCACTCCAACTTGAGCTGTAATTGCGACGTGTCCGCCGGAAATGCGGGAAAATGGTTGTCGGACGAAGGATATTACGAAACACCTGATTCATTAGGCATCATCGGAATGGTGTTTTTGCAACAGAGAGACCTCGAAGAAGATGCTCGAGGACGTATTACCTTAGGGCCACTAGAATGCGTTGAAACAA ACACACAGAAGTACGTGGTAACGTTTACGACATCGCAATCGTACATCGAAGTGCCGGGTTGGAGAAAAGGTGACATAGCCTTCAGCTTCCGAACAACCGGCGAGAAGGCTATTCTTCTGTATCAGCCACCGATTCGAAGCAACTATCCTTCCTTCATGGTTGCATTAACATCCGAATATCGATTGACCTTCCATTTCACTCTGAATACCGGTAAGGTTCGCGAACTAGAGGTGAAAAGTCGGCGCAAGTTGAATAATGGCGAGTGGCAGAAGATTTGGATCGACTACAACGACTATCACGTGAGATTCATGATCAATACCGACTTCCAAATGATAGATTTGTTGCCCGAAGAGGAGTTCGGGCCTTTCGAAGGATCTATGTTCATCGGTGGCGCTACCGC AGAGCACTTGAAAGCTTCTTCCGTTCGACAAGGTCTCATCGGTTGTTTTCGCGGTCTCGTTGTCAACGGAGAAATATTAGATATCCACAGTTATATGTCGGTGCATCTGTCGGAAATTATCAAGGACTGCAAGCCTTCGTGTCAACCTAATAAGTGCGAGAACGGCGCCAGGTGCGTCGAGCTGTGGAGCAACTTCGAATGCGTGTGCGAGAATAAATGGGCGCACTTGGGCACTTATTGCGAAACAA atatcaataataaagcCCTCACATTTACTTCACCCGAAGCGTTCTTGAAGAAAAACTACTTCGGATCGGACGATAACGAGGAAAGGCTACAACTGAAAAGCATGCTGCAGgagaatattttgattaacttAAGAACCTACGATACTCATTCTCTAATACTTTACGCGAATGATCATTTAAATAACTTCGTGCATCTCTACATCTCCAACGGTACCAACATCGTGTATCTCTTCAACGCTGGCAATGAGATTAAGAACATCACAGTAGTAAATCCAA ATGTCAACACGGGAATCTCGATGCAAATCGCTATAATTCGAGGCGAGAATTGGACCACGCTACACGTGAACGAATATAATGTCACATTAAACGCAACACCCATACTTCTGGAAACGTATTCGAACAAGCCGTGGACGAATCCAGAGAAAGAAGTTTTAGCGCCGCAACGGCCACCGGCACCCCCCACCGATTATTTCCAA gtAAATTTAGGAGGATTTGATCCTGATAATCTGTTGAGAGTCGGCAAGGAAGGAGCCTTAATTCACGGTTACGTTGGTTGCTTGCGAGGGCTTATGATCGGCAAGTATCTCGTTGATCTGCCGAATTTGGCTAGCGAAGCGAATCGCGAAGGCAGCAAAGTTCTTGGAGTTCTACCGAATTGTCAAATGAAATGTGACGCGATGCCCTGCAAGAATTTAGGAATCTGCACGGAAGATTTTGGCAGGCAGGAGTCCTCCTGCAACTGCGAGCTAACGTCCTATTTTGGCGAACATTGTGCCGACG AAAAAGGCGCCGACTTCAGCGGAGAGAGTATACTTCAGCGCGAATTCGAGCTCGAGGGCGAGGTGAACCAGGTGAAGGTTCAGCTGGCGTTCTCGGCAAACGAGTTGCGACAGCGAACCACCGCGTTGCTGCTGATACAAACCGACAACAA AAGGAGCTATTATTTACTGGTGGCCTTAACATCCGAGGGACATCTTATCTTCGAGGAGGATAGGGACGGTGCAGCAGCTTACGGCGTGCGTTTGATCGATCGGAACTTCCTGAACGGTGCACGTCACAGCGTCTATTATGTTCGCGACAATAATACGGCTACTCTTTTG ATCGACCGCGAACTCGTCCAATTGCTACCAATTCCGCTCGGAGCGCCGATTCCAGCGGACGAAGACGAAAGTCTGGGCGCTACGGAGATTCAGCTTGGTGGATTGAACACCACCGATCCGCGATTCAGCGCCTACAAAGGATACACTGGTTGTCTGAGCA ATGTTGTAATATCGATCAATGAAGGTGCCGGCATGAAGCCGTTGGAAGAATATATGCTCTTTACGAAACAAGGCAGCGAGACCGTCCGCGCGACGATACCCGCTGGCGTTAGAAGTGCCCAATGCGCGGTCTTTCATGCTCAATCTGGCGGTCCTGAACCGCCCAGAAACGATAGCGTG GGTCGTGACAAGGCATGGGTCGAGGACCCGCCGGAGAGAAATGTGTACACCTCGCAGTATTCAGGCGCCACGCAGGAGGAGCAAGGGGCAGGAACATACATTTTCATAGCTTTGTGCTGCGTTTTCGTGGCCGCGGTGATCGGGTGCATTTACGAAGTGTGGCGAAGCGCACGCAAGGATCGCCAACGACGTCGCAGTGCGGCATCCGCAGCGTCGACGACTGCCGCGGTCGCTTCCGGCTCGCAGCGGTGGCAATCACAACAGTACACGGAATCCTTAGTGACCGGCTCTAACGTGAAAACGGTTGGTTTCAAGAACGTGGACGATGACAAAAGGCCAAACGGCACTCATGTGAAAGTACCAAGTGCCAAAGAATATAAACCGTTGCCAAACACGGATCCCAAGGACTTAATAAACGACAAGAAAGTTCACATAAAAG CAGACGAAGAACCAGAGAAAAAGGAGCTCCTAGGGGTAAATACAGGCATCGTCACTAAAGCTGCGAAACCGAATCCATTC TCGATGGAAGATCTGCAAGAAGAGCCTGAGCTGGAAGAGCGCGAGGAGAAAGAGgtggaagaagaagaggaggaaaaagaaaaggaggaAAACACGAAAGAGCCAGAGGTGGACGAGAataaagaagaagaggaaaagaaTGAGAGCAACGAACAAGATGACGAGCTTCTGCTTAGGCCGGTAAGAAACAAGACGGCAAGGAGAGTTTCCTTGACCGACGAATTGGACCCAGACGACACGCGGGGCCTCCTCGAGACAAACTTCTCCGTGACGGGTCTGAATGAGATCAAAACCGAGCGTATAATTCCCAGAGTGAATAACACCACGAAAGCTAACGATAAGAATAACACCATGCCGAAAAGGCCGATGAGTCTCGATTTAAACGCGCCGATTAAGTTCAGAAAACTTCGCGGAGCAACTCGGCCCGAGAAGGTCACGGCGAAGTTGATCGATGATAACGATGTGAATCATCAGTCTCGAGGTAGAGGCTACGTCAGCCTCGCGTCCACGTTACGCACTCAGTAA